The following proteins are encoded in a genomic region of Tigriopus californicus strain San Diego chromosome 6, Tcal_SD_v2.1, whole genome shotgun sequence:
- the LOC131882820 gene encoding progestin and adipoQ receptor family member 3-like: MLLKATDVPLYVREDSITTGYRQNLSYKGCLNSWFWLHNETVNIWSHFLGFLFFLYFLVRILLCPPTNVQSHFELLPIIIQLISYQFCMLSSSLFHTFSCHSENAHKSWLQFDHFGIFFALFGTYISFICDTFTCHPGWKTLHLSVVVFIFAVIGYLRYSPTLDSSPRTTKIQLFFFVAMGMYALIPFAHWACLEGGLSSLAVQNKLNAMMVPYGIAGIGLCFYVSHFPEKVFNTGQVDVFGASHQVWHVFVFVGMVYWYLESAHTLFSRACSPLHIVDDVDIPKLLLNSTTAALSLVKGIF; encoded by the exons ATGTTGCTCAAGGCCACCGATGTTCCCTTATATGTCAGGGAAGACTCCATCACCACAGGCTATCGACAAAATCTTTCTTATAAAGGTTGTTTGAACAG TTGGTTTTGGCTTCACAACGAGACCGTAAACATTTGGTCCCACTTCCTTgggttcctcttcttcttgtattTCCTGGTCAGGATCTTGTTGTGTCCTCCAACCAACGTGCAATCTCACTTTGAACTCCTCCCAATTATTATTCAATTGATCTCTTATCAG TTCTGTATGCTCTCATCGAGTCTTTTCCATACATTTTCGTGCCACTCTGAGAATGCCCACAAGTCCTGGcttcaatttgatcattttggcattttctttgCTCTGTTCGGCACTTATATTTCGTTCATCTGTGATACATTCACTTGCCATCCA gGCTGGAAGACCCTGCATCTTTCTGTGGTCGTTTTTATTTTCGCTGTGATCGGCTACCTTCGATATTCACCCACTCTGGACTCCAGTCCACGCACCACAAAGATTCAATTATTCTTCTTCGTTGCAATGGGCATGTATGCCCTTATTCCATTCGCGCATTGGGCGTGTCTTGAAGGAGGGTTATCGAGTTTGGCAGTTCAG AACAAATTGAATGCCATGATGGTGCCATATGGAATAGCCGGGATTGGCCTTTGCTTCTACGTAAGCCACTTTCCTGAGAAGGTGTTTAACACAGGTCAAGTGGATGTGTTTGGCGCCTCTCATCAAGTTTGGCACGTTTTTGTTTTCGTTGGCATGGTTTACTGGTATTTGGAAAGCGCCCACACGCTTTTCTCTAGGGCCTGCTCCCCATTACACATCGTGGATGATGTGGACATTCCAAAACTTCTTCTCAATTCAACCACTGCAGCTCTTTCCTTAGTCAAGGGTATATTCTGA
- the LOC131882821 gene encoding heme-binding protein 2-like has protein sequence MSLLLQGFMGTFEGAPYTVTKTHDNGLEEREYTPYKWAATKFVPNIDGDDPGQSTSPMFRRLFNYITGENETKQKIAMTIPVSTWVSTEKQGAEQSREMCFYIGQDIQDNPPKPTNEHVYIVERKPMTILTRKISGYPNETTWKQEYQNILEMAKDMNVDVDQTGYYQNGYDAPQKFINRRNELWLVKKPPQEP, from the exons ATG TCCCTGCTGCTCCAAGGTTTTATGGGAACCTTTGAAGGTGCACCTTACACGGTCACCAAGACCCACGACAATGGT CTGGAGGAAAGGGAGTATACGCCCTATAAATGGGCAGCAACCAAGTTTGTACCCAATATCGACGGAGACGATCCTGGCCAGTCGACGAGTCCCATGTTTCGGCGACTCTTCAACTACATAACCGGGGAGAATGAGACAA AGCAAAAGATCGCCATGACCATTCCTGTGAGTACATGGGTGTCCACAGAGAAGCAGGGAGCGGAGCAATCTCGGGAAATGTGCTTTTACATTGGCCAAGATATTCAAGACAATCCtcccaaaccaaccaacgaacacGTCTACATCGTGGAGAGAAAACCCATGACAATATTGACACG GAAGATTTCCGGTTACCCAAACGAGACCACGTGGAAACAGGAGTATCAGAATATTCTCGAGATGGCCAAAGATATGAACGTTGATGTGGACCAAACCGGCTACTACCAAAATGGATATGATGCCCCTCAGAAGTTCATCAATCGTCGGAACGAGTTGTGGCTGGTCAAGAAGCCCCCTCAGGAGCCCTAG